AGGACGCGACCCCCTCCTCGACCTTCCCGGAGTACTCGCCGTTCTCCGGACCCTTGTACGCCCAGATCTCCTTCAGGCGGCGCTGCAGCTCAAGGACCTCCGGCCCGGAGTCGCCGCGGCTCAGCGTCGGTCCGCCGTCCTCCGGTCCGGTGGGCGGCTCCGCCCGGGAGGACGAGGTGGACGGGGCCGGCGCGCTCGTGGAGCGGCGCGGCGCCGCGGCCGACGCCGTACGGGACGGGGAGGCGGACGGCGACGCCGACCGGCTCGCGGACTCGGACGTCGACGGGGACGCCGACTCCCGGTCCGACTCCGACTCGGACTCCGACGGCGTCGGTGTCGGCGCCTCGGACACCAGCAGCGCGGTCGACGAACTGGCGGCGTCGGGGCCCGCCAGGCCGTCCTGGTCGTCGCCGCCGAGCACGCCGACGGCGAAGGCCGCGGTTCCGGCCACGGCGAGGCCCGCGACCAGCGCGACCATCAGTCCGCGGCGCCGGCCGGGCGGCTCGTGCTCCGGGTCCGCCTCCGGCGGCGCGCCGAACGCGGCCCGGTCGAGCAGCAGCGGCATGGTCTCGGACGCGTCGCCCTCGTTGTACGCCTGCGGCCCGCCCCCGGACTCCGCCGCGTACCCGATACCCGCGCCCGCTCTCGCACCCGCGCCCGCATCCATGCCGTCATGCGAAACGGCCGGCATCGGCATCGGCATCGCCGCCGTGGCCGGATCCAGTCCCTCGGGCACGACCGTGGGCAGGTCCGCGGGCGGCATCGGTACGTGCGGATCCGCCTCCGCGCCCGACGCCTCCAGGTTCACGTACGGGCGTATCCGCAGCGGGTCGAAGTCTTCTGCCGCGGCCATTTCCGCGGCCGTCTCGGCCGCGCGCAGGGCCCGGGCAGCGCACGCGCAGGCCAGCTCGGGCCCGCCGTCCGGACTCGGCGGCGCACCGCATTCTGGGCAGACGTATCCGGCCATTGTGTTCCCTCCCCTTGAACTGCCAGTGATTATGCAGCCCGCAGATGTCCGGCCGGGCACGGATCCCCGCTCGAGAGGCCATAACGGGACGGAAACCCCAGGATGGAGCTGAGCCGGAGCCCGTCCCGGCCAGGAGGAGACGCCGATGGCCCAGGAAATGCGGACTTCCGACGCAGGCGCCCCCGCTCCCCAGGAGGGCGCGAGCCGGCGCGGGGTCATGATCCCGATCGGCGCGCTCCTGCTCGGGATGCTGCTGGCCGCACTCGACCAGACCATCGTCTCCACCGCACTGCCGACCATCGTCAGCGAACTCGGCGGCCTGGAGCACCTGTCCTGGGTGGTCACCGCCTACATGCTGGCGTCCACCGCCGCCACGCCGCTGTGGGGCAAGCTGGGCGACCAGTACGGCCGCAAGAAGCTCTTCCAGGGCGCCATCGTCATCTTCCTCGCCGGCTCGGCCCTTTGCGGCATCGCGCAGAACATGCCGCAGCTCATCGCTTTCCGCGCGGTCCAGGGCCTCGGCGGCGGCGGGCTCATGGTGCTGTCGATGGCGATCGTCGGCGACCTCGTGTCGCCGCGCGAACGCGGCAAGTACCAGGGGCTGTTCGGTGCCGTGTTCGGCGCGACCAGCGTCCTCGGGCCGCTGCTCGGCGGCCTGTTCACCGAGCACCTGTCCTGGCGCTGGGTCTTCTACATCAACCTGCCGATCGGCGTCGTCGCCCTGTTCGTCATCGCCGCCGCCCTGCACATCCCGGCCCCCGGCACCCGGCACACCATCGACTACCTCGGCACGTTCCTCATCGCCTCGGTCGCCACCTGCCTGGTGCTCGTCGCCTCGCTCGGCGGCACCACGTGGGACTGGGACTCGCCGCAGATCATCGGCCTCGCCGTGCTCGGGGCCGTGCTGCTCGTCTGGTTCGTGCGGGTCGAGCAGCGCGCCGCCGAACCCGTCCTGCCGCTGAAGCTCTTCCGGATCCGGACGTTCACCCTGGTCTCCGTCATCAGCTTCATCGTCGGCTTCGCGATGTTCGGTGCCATGACCTACCTGCCGACGTTCCTCCAGGTCGTCCAGGGCGTCAGCCCGACGATGTCCGGCGTGCACATGCTGCCGATGGTCCTCGGCATGCTGATCACGTCCACCGCGTCGGGCCAGATCGTCTCCCGCACCGGCCGCTGGAAGGTCTTCCCGATCGCCGGAACGGGGGTCACCGGCATCGGGCTGCTGCTGCTCAACGAGCTGAAGGAGACCAGCTCCGACTGGATGATGAGCATCTCGTTCTTCGTCTTCGGCGCCGGGCTCGGCCTGGTCATGCAGGTCCTCGTGCTCGTCGTGCAGAACGCCGTCTCGTACCAGGACCTGGGCGTGGCGACCTCGGGGGCGACCTTCTTCCGC
This sequence is a window from Streptomyces sp. HUAS YS2. Protein-coding genes within it:
- a CDS encoding peptidoglycan-binding domain-containing protein; protein product: MAAAEDFDPLRIRPYVNLEASGAEADPHVPMPPADLPTVVPEGLDPATAAMPMPMPAVSHDGMDAGAGARAGAGIGYAAESGGGPQAYNEGDASETMPLLLDRAAFGAPPEADPEHEPPGRRRGLMVALVAGLAVAGTAAFAVGVLGGDDQDGLAGPDAASSSTALLVSEAPTPTPSESESESDRESASPSTSESASRSASPSASPSRTASAAAPRRSTSAPAPSTSSSRAEPPTGPEDGGPTLSRGDSGPEVLELQRRLKEIWAYKGPENGEYSGKVEEGVASFQSYMDIEEDPWGVYGPATREALEAVTSG
- a CDS encoding MFS transporter, whose amino-acid sequence is MAQEMRTSDAGAPAPQEGASRRGVMIPIGALLLGMLLAALDQTIVSTALPTIVSELGGLEHLSWVVTAYMLASTAATPLWGKLGDQYGRKKLFQGAIVIFLAGSALCGIAQNMPQLIAFRAVQGLGGGGLMVLSMAIVGDLVSPRERGKYQGLFGAVFGATSVLGPLLGGLFTEHLSWRWVFYINLPIGVVALFVIAAALHIPAPGTRHTIDYLGTFLIASVATCLVLVASLGGTTWDWDSPQIIGLAVLGAVLLVWFVRVEQRAAEPVLPLKLFRIRTFTLVSVISFIVGFAMFGAMTYLPTFLQVVQGVSPTMSGVHMLPMVLGMLITSTASGQIVSRTGRWKVFPIAGTGVTGIGLLLLNELKETSSDWMMSISFFVFGAGLGLVMQVLVLVVQNAVSYQDLGVATSGATFFRSIGASFGVAVFGTIFTSRLNHKLDDVLAGRELPPGLSADGIAGDPRGIAELPPDLRPEVLHAYATSITDVFLYAAPVVLVAFVVSWFLKEDRLRGSVTAPDASETLASNPVERSSYDECARALSVLGSREGRKAVYVKITVKAGYDLLPAASWLLLRIKRHGTVEPARLAETTTVPLRAVTEAARQIEERGLARREGLQLILTDAGVEAAAKLARAREESLAELLGDWWGPERPTDLVQLVEELTAELCGSDGERPHDPEPPGDHHHP